The nucleotide window AAAATTCCTACTACGAGGGTATCGTATTATTTTCAGTTaaattagcttatatatataagtaatcaaatattttattataaataaataaataaagcatagTGCAAGTACACGGAATGTATATAAGAGGAGCACCTAATTAGAATTagaaaaagatacaaggaaatcatgaaaattcagCCCATTAAAATCAATAGCGGCTGCCCATATGAAGAGGCAAGTTTTAAGCTCTTCCTTGTCTGCTTGTGATTCTCGAAATTTCtatcattcatttccctccaaatgAACCACATGAGGCACAGCTGAAACTTGTGAGTTGCCAAATAACCATCTCCAACTTACAAAGAGGTCTACTATCCTTCTAGGCATAGGCCAAGAGCCAAGCCAGCCCTAACTTTACtgaaaatctcatcccacaaggCTTTGGCAATCTCATAATAGGGTAAAAGATGGTTTTCAGATTCCCTGCTTTTTCCTCTATGTACGATACTAATCTATTAGAATGATATGACATTTCCTTACATTATCTGCAATGAGGATCTTTCCCAAGGAGACTGTCCAAGTGGggaaagcaaaaaaaaagtGCTCTTGGGAACGCCTTCCAAGGAAACAGGTTAGCATCCTGAGGTAGAACAACTTGATAGAATTATCAAACAATAAACTTCCTTTTCTTGGAAGGGGTCCAAAGAGTCTTCTCTGCACCTCCAAGAAAAAACAGGTAGAATATAAGGAGATTGAATTAGGGGAGGGCAGCAGGGCCCCGCACCCCACCCCCGTCCGCCCTGCCCCCACACGGCGGGGCGGGCAACCCCGCTCCTCCCATGCAGGGGTGGGGCACATACACTTCATTTGAACATCATTCACCCCAAGCACAACCAACTTAAGAATCTATCAGAGCTTTCCACAGTCATATAACTATAGCCCTCTAGTCCATTTAAGAtcttgaacaaaaaaatatattttgaagtaCTCAAATAGTTGCATCTAACATGCTCATGTTGAGAGCCAcactgagaaaaataaaagagggaaTCAATATACCACAAAATATGCtagaaacaaaggaaaaactAGAAGTTTAGAGCAGATTATCCATACCATATGTGCATGGACTGATAAACACAACTCAATGCAAACGAGTCTTAATTCAAATCAAATTTCAACAGCATAAGCACGTGGATTGATAAACACAAAAGTTTATACAGtcacacaaataaaaaataactttccaGATCACTACAATCTAATTGACAATATATTCACACTGTGAGAGAACATACATAGACAAGGTTCAGAACAGCAACCAAGTAGATCAGTATGCCATTCTTCATGTCGAAGTGAACCTCTAGTTGAGAGCAGATCATGGCCAGATGAAGCTGAAGACATGTGTCTGTACAGAGATATATGGCCAGAAACACCAATATAAGCATGAAAAAGATCTTCTTAGAAAGTCCATTCTAGCTTAAAAACATAATGTaagatagagaaaaagaaagcgACAAAAATTCACTCGGATGGTTTCTCCTGGATCTGAAGATCATGTAACTTGAGATTGGCATAACTACTGAAATCTTTTATCAGACTGATACAGCATTGGAActtaaaatttcatttattctgactgcataaatatatattaagtttaaACAGGAAGAAAACTAACCTTGAAGTTGTAAGAGTATCACTTCTCTTACGATAGCCTTCATCAGATGAATGCTCATTGTCACTATTGGTATCCGAATAATTCTGTTCCACTTTATTGTGACTTTTTTCAGGCAAATTTTTCTCCGGAAGGGCATTGGTAGCAGCAGTTTCTGTTACATCTATCAGATGTTGAATTACTTCACATTGGCTCATATCCAAGTGAGCTTGTGATCTTTGTAGTTCAAGTTGAagcttttcattttcctttctaagtGCTTCACTGAAAGGTAAGTTTGGGTAGGAACAAGAAAGAGTTTTCTTCAACACCATAGCATCATTAGTTGAGGGATCTGGGTTCAGTATCACATCCTGCACCTTTCTGTCCTCTTCATCCAATGTGTATTCTCGCTCATCCTTTTCAATATCTTCAAGTCTCTCCTGAGGATTAGAGAGAAGTACATATAAGCCTAATCAAGCTAAATCATTATGTAAGTACACAAACTTCCTAGGGAATTGCAGCAcaagcaaattaattaaatcgGGCAAGCTCCACACGCATATAGAAAAGAGAGCAAATTCTTATACAGTTGGAGGTAAATCAAGAGTCAAATGTACTTTCAATGAAGAAATGTAACCAATAACTGCAGCTGAACATTACAATGCATGAGACTTCAGTACGATCAATAGGTAGTTCAGCTTAATATGGCATAGGGGCCCAAAAATTATTGTTGGCCCAAGGATATTGAGACACAAGACTCAGTTTTACCCATTGACCATTGCTACAACTTCATATCAATACAAAACAACAACGATGAACCTTTCAGAGGGAGGATGCAAGGCCAATAAGTACTTCATAGACTTTGCAAGCCATTCCCACTTGGTGTATCACTTACTACCCAGCTACTGATGCATCTGTGGACATCTCATTCTTACAGATCATCAACACTGCCGAACAAGGAACTGCAACCTATGTTTCAGGTGTGGCAGCCTTATAAACTCATTGTAAAACCTTAATTCAGTACTTCAATAGGCATGCCACTGGCACTCATACCAATTCAGTACTTGCCAGCTGCTAGCACTCAAACAAATTCAATACTCCAATTTGCCCGCCACTGGCAATCAAGGTTCAGACGCCCATAGCAAGCCTCGAGAACCAAATCCCACTAACTAATTCTTCCACTAGAATGCTTCAATGCTGATCTACTCACCCACAGCTGACCCATCTTTGTTGTTTCAACAATTGACACTCTACCTAAACACCAGTATGAGACTTGCCACCGGGGGAGTTACAGctaaacttttatttcaacaaaCCTTCGGAAAGTAGTCCTCGTTGTCAAACCATGTgctctctccattttttctttttacttcttCTAGCAAATATCACTCCtatcatatataaaactaacaaggaaaagaaaagcaaaaaattagaaaagaaacaGAACCAATACCCTGACTCTAGCATTGTCCACAAGAGTAATCAACGGTACAAGCCGCAAGTATCTGTCAATCTCATTCTGGGCCTTTCGGAACTGGTACACGATGTTCCATCCCATTGCCAACAAATACAGATAGCTCCGGTCCTGGCAGCTGTTGACCAAGATGTAGGACCTCCTCAACGCATCCTCAAGCTGCTCCAGAGGCTCCCGCGTCTCGGGGTACTTCTTAAGCTCTGAGATCTTGAGCTGCTCCAGCAAGTTCCCGATTAACTTCAAATGCTGCGCAAATTGCCTGCAGTTCCTCTTGTGCAGTCGCGCAGTGTTCGCGGCCTTCCCGATCAATCCAATCAGCTTCACCGCGTCCAGGCCCGTAAGTTGGGCCACAGTTGCAAGCTCCCCAAGATTGTCCCACGAAGACATCTTCACCTCTCAACGAACCTAAAAATCACCCTATATATTTCAGAATATGCATTTTCCAATCATTCGTGGGATTCAgccttaaaaaaatgtaaaatacaaaatatgaataTGTCAGCAATTTGGAGAAGATGAGAGATTTTGAGTCTTTGTAACCTTTTATCAAGCCAAATGACTCAAAACTTAGTAGAACTTCAAGATGAGTTGCAATGGCTTCAATTCCTCCACTTGCATTGCCGAATAAAAGCACGGTACAGCTGATTCTGTTGATCAGTTCAACGAAAGATTGCTTCGTTTCAAGCAGAATCAATACCTACTTGAACGGATCTTGTCGGAAATGTCACTGTTGTTCAAGATCCTGTCCTCTTATAAACCGTTTCAACTGCAGCAATATATTCAGCAGAAAATGAGACTAACCAAATGATCCAAATCCGGAAGACTATTCGCGTTACACCTCTTGACTAACTTTTTTCAACGcaaatggcaaaaaaaaaaaaaaaaatcaaaagaaaagaagaaaggaagaaaaatttgTTCGCTTAATCTATTCACCGTTATTCGCCGGGCCCAGAGAGCTCAACCGTCTTTCAgccaaaaattaaaacaacgaaataatttatttaggcATCAGAACCACAATGAAGGAATGAGACTTTTTCagtaaaatgaataatttttttaaaaaaaaaaaaaagctgcgAATGCTGACGAACTATGGCACCTGCTGCGAAGAAGTTGCACTAAGTTTACAGGGAGGGGGTTGCCGATGAACCTGGGCTCGCGTTATCTATGTTTGTTGGTGCGAGTGAGCAGGCGTGATTCGAGGCTCAATATATtaatcaaaaggaaaagaaatgccAAAATCCATGAGGAGGAAGAGCATCGAATTCAGAAATGAGCAGGCATTGCTTTGCGCACACCAGCTTCCTTCTCGTCCACCTCAATCCTCTTATCGTACGCTCACAGTTTCGGTGATTTCTCTGTCTGTGCAGATAGCATTTGCATTggtctcataaaaaaaaaaaaaaaagcaaatcaaatacaaaatttgataaattttattaaaataaaactgttttaaattaattaaatagataaataagaaactttaaattacagtaaatatataaattttttaaatataaaagtttactatttatttattaaatttattttttatttatttttaatctctaaaaattttttttatctacgtTTAATTTCCAACcgtcttataataataataatgtaagaatttaaattaaattattaatcaacatataattagtgtaattataaaatataaaaaaaataaaaatatttttattaaaaaaataatattatattattattttgataaatttaattgttagtttaatataaagttatgattaagaaaattttaaatttataaaaattatatattttttattaaattttaaaaataattttattaaagtcAACGTCAATACCCTCACGAGTTCGCTTACAAACTCTCTCTCCCACTCAGACGCCATGCCAGACAGACAGAAGGATGTAGATTAGTGCGGGTCAGTGGACGTGCTCATTCATGCGCCCTTTTCCGTTCCAACGAAATTACAAAGATGCCCCGATATTCCACGGAAGCAATGAAAACTGCGGGATTTGACTGCACCAGTCCCGTAtgctattttttaattaattaattaatttacttaAAAAGAACTCAGCTGGCAGCTGTAGGTTTGTACTAGTATAAAAGAGTGatgctatttattattattatttattattattattttattattttatgattatctcataatataatattaaattattaaagattTGTATAAGGAGATTTTTTGTAAAactatcatttaatatcatatcatgaaataataaaaaaaataataaaaaaaatgatgatgaatagaattttctGTAAAATAACATCTTTTCCGCATAGTAACGCTAGAGAAATTTGGTGCATGtcttttattatatgataataatatGGTTACTACAAGATAAGCATGGCGGAGGACCAGTATCCTCCTCCATAGGCGGCTTAAAATGTTTAATGGACTCTCATGATCTTATCGACATTGGTTTCTCGAGACCCACTTCACATGGATAAATAATCGGATTGGAAGAGCGTCTACTCTTCCCAGACGCCACTATCCAACATATAGTTTCCTCAATTTCGGATTATAATCCTCTCATGCTCAACACtatgaagataaagaagaatctctctccttttaaaTTCGAGAAATTCTGGACAAGCGAACCACTCAACAATGTTATAATTCAAGAAGTATGGCGCATCAAGTCCATGGGAATCCAACTTTATTCTATGCAGTAAaatcaaggaaacaaaaaaaactcttaaataCTGGAATAAAACCCACTTCGGAAAGATTCAGACCAATATCCAGAACCTTGAAGCGAAGCTTAGTAGTCTACAAAGCAACCCACCGAACTCATGGAGTCTACAGAGAGAGAAATTCCTTCACCTCAAGTTTCAAGAACAACTCAAGAATGAAGAAACTCTTTGGAGACAAAAGTCAAGAATCAATTGGCTCACCACAACTGTcctaaatacaatattttaccATTTGTCAATGACAATCCGtcgaagaagaaacaaaatcgACTCAATCAAACTGTGCCCAGGTAACTAGACAATGGATCAGGATGTTATTGAATCTACTTTTATAGATTATTTCAAATCCATTTAAACCTCAACAAATCCTACTTTCCCAAAGCACCTCGATAACCTTTTTGAAAGACATATCTCAGAGGATGAAAATCAATCCCTAATAGCTATGCCTTCGGGAACTGAGATTTATGGAGCACTCAAACAAATCTCAAACCATAAAGCTCCAGACCTAGATGGGATGACAACTCTCTTTTATAAACATTACTGGCATATTATCAAAAGGGATGTGGTTGCGACTGttcaaaaattttttagaagtgagaaacttttaaaacaaataaaccacACCCACATAGCGCTCATTTCAAAAATAGTAAGCCTAGTTGGCCCTCAACACTTCCGACCCATAAGCCTGACCAATGTCATTTATAAAGTCATCACAAAAATCCTTGCAAATAGGTTGAAAAAAACCCTTCCTGCTATAATATCCCCTTTCCAAATAGCATTTGTTCTTGGTCGTAATATTAAGGAAAATTCCATAATTGCCCATGGGATGTTTCATCATCTAAAGcaccacaaaagaaaaaagggtcaGATGGCTTTAaagctagacatggaaaaagcttttgattttattgaatGGAATTTCCTTTTTGCTGTTATGAGAGTCCTAGGTTTCAACTCCACTTAGATAAATCTCATAAAGGAATGTGTTTAGACGGCCTATTTCTCCATTCTCATCAATGGCTCTCCAAATGGCTTCTTTAGAGCACAAAGGGGACTTCGGCAAGGTGACCCTATCTCACATTTCCTGTTTATTCTATGTATGGAGGTACTCTCAAGACTATTGGCTAGATCAAAAGCTTTGCAAAAACTGGAAGGTATCAAAATCAGTAGAGATAGCCCCCCAatttctcacctttttttttttgcagatgatttaattatctttgcaaaatcaaaagaaaaatcaattcaaGCGATCAATCATTCTTTAGAGAAATACCAAACGTGGTCAGGCCAGGGAATAAATCAAAGCAAATCGTCTATCTTCATAAGGGGTATAAATTTAAatcagaaaaccggaccggactgaaccggtccggttcggaacCAGTTCTTGAAATATGCAAACCAACCGAAACCAGTCCGGTTCCGATTCCGGTTCTAAGATTtccgggaccggaccggtttgggaaaaaatataaaaattaatattttatatataagttttatatataatatataattatatgtgaaatttttatatataattatatatcatatatgaaataatttcatattataatttataaattataacataaaatgttaatcttaaatataaacatttataatttttttgatcatatgttattaatataattatatataagataatgttattataatttataaaataaaagtttaatcttgaaaatgagaatttaattgatcatatgctttaaacataaaatatatatattaaattatattatatatagtgtaatatattatatagctatactaatatataattttatgactaatgctaatatataactatactaatagtattaatatatagtataatattaatactattatatagtctaaaatattatatagctatactaatatataagtttataactaatactaatttttttactaaaatagattttttgactaaaacatatttttttagtagtgcAGATTTTATAATAggaatatatttttagaatagatttttttttattaacaaatttttattttttaacgacaaacttacattttaaaaaactgaaaaatcggaccAGATCGgaccgaaaaccggtaaaaccggataTACCGGTTTAGAAGGGTAACCGGTAcataatcggttttggaaaatataaaatcggTACATAACGGtttggtcctaaattttgtccaaaacctgaccggttacacccctaatcttCATTACCCAAAATACCAGTcaagaaacaagaagaaaaatttcaGAGAATATGCCATACAAAGAGTTAACCTCAAAAATAAAGTACTTGGGAATGCTGACAACTTTTGGTCAATCTAGAAAAGAGGACTACACAGAAATGCTGGGGAAGATAAATAAAAGGTTGGATGGctggaaataaaaaatgctctCTCAAGCCGGTAGAACTATGCTCATCAGAACTGTAGCAAGTGCCATCCCCACCTATCAAATGGCAACGCACATGCTTCCAAAATCAAACTGTAAGCAACTAGATGCTAGTTTCAAAAACTTTTGGTGggaaaaatcaaaagattaaaAGTACAAGCTCTACCTAAAATCATGGAAAACAATTTACCAACCAAAAAAAGACGGAGGACTAGGATTGCGGCTGATGGGAAACATGAATGTAGCCTTGCTATCAAAGACATGATGGGAAATGAGCCAACCAAATAATAGTATCTAGCATAAGCTATTatccaataaatatttgaaatctaGCGCCTTTTAACTGGCAACCAAAAAGGTGACTGACTCGAGTCTCTGGAAAGGCATCCTACAGACCAGAGCATTGCTGGAAAAAGGTACATGTTTCAAAATTGCAAATGGTTTAAATGTAAAAGCTTGGCTTGACCCATGAATTCCAACACTGGAAAATTTCAAGCCATTCCCTCTAACCCATAACTTATCTCTCGACTACCCTTAAGGTCTCAGACCTGATGATCCAGAATGATAGATCTTGAAATCTCTCAATGTTAACTTCTCTCTTTCAACAATAAAGCataaatgagattttaaaaattccATTGCCAAGCTCCTCACAAGTTACAGATTGCCCCATTTGGACCAAAACTCAAAATGGGAAATTCTCAGTTAAAAGTTCCCACCACCTTGCATCAAATATTGCAAACTCTACCAGAGAAGCAATCCCGGATATCCCATGGAGGAAAATTTGGAATCTAAAGGTCCATGACCGCCATAAGTTCTTTCTATGGAAGATACTTTGGGATATTCTACCAACAAGAGAGTGCCTTAAAAGATTTATTCCAACCATTCTTTCCATAAATTGTACACTTTgtgatgaaaaagaagagacCCTCTTTCACCTTTTCATTGAATGCCCCATAACAAGAATACTTTGGAGTCACAATAGATGGCCTTTAAATCTCTCCACCCTTTCCATAAACTCAATGAAGGATTGGTTTCAGTTCATCCTATACCCCAAGCAAAAGCTCAGCCTTACTACACAGGAAGAACAccctttcaaaatttttgtagGCCTCATTCTAGACTTCATTTGGCGGCTCCGAAATGACCAAGTCCACAATCACAAGAATCTTTCTCTCCACAATTTATCACAACAACTAAATCtcttttattaagaaaatctaCAGGCATGGAAAGAAAAGATCAACACTAAAGTGGCAAAAGAATGGGAAAAACCTCTCACAAACCATTTCTGCATATCATTTGATGCAGCAGTTAGAAACTCCTTCTCTCTGGCTTCAGCAATGAGCAGAAACTCCAAAGGGGAAGTCATTGAAATCTGGACTGAAAAAAATATCACTACAACCCCGGTGGTCGCAGAAGCACTAGCGGCAAAATTGGCTCTCAGAATGGCAGAACATCTCAACTATCCATCAATCCCTTTAGCTGGAGACTCTCAGCTGGTGATTTCTTCTATTTACAATAAGGAGCAAATCTGGCAAACAACATCAATCATGGTTGACATTGCAAACACTTTGCAATTTCACGATGGCTGGAGCTTTAACAAAATAGATCGATCCCAAAATCGACTTGCGCATTCAGTTGCGCAATGGCCAGTTACAAACTCTTTGTTTGGTAGCATTCTGTTAGAGACTATGCCTAGTActattttgtatattgatagCGGGAAAGACCCTCCTTAAATTTttgtattactcttttttaatatatgcaaacttgcttagaaaaaaaaaaatactacttgttactatctatttattatttctttcattttttttacttttttttttataggaaaagaACTTCATTGTATCGAGGCATAAAGCCTCAAACCAGGTTACAATATTGTTAATCAATGAAAATGACATTCTCAATGAAACTAGGGACACTATGCCACCAAATTGCATATCGGTAATGGACCATGCATGCCTTGCAACTCGATGTGCTGCCACATTAGTTGGTCTATTGCCATGTTGTAATCTGCACTATAGGAAGCTTTGCATCAGTCTTTTAATTTCAGACACTAATATTCTTAATGCTGCAAAGGAATCTGTATCACTGTTGACCTCATCAACCATAAACAAGCAGTCACTTTCAATAATAAGGTTATGATGCCAATATTGAGACAATACTGTAACCCCCTTAGTAAATCCACTactttagtaattttttattcaagatctttagatttttatttttacttaatggttaaggaaatgattattagtgaaattgtatatttttttaatttttttaatgattaaggatgttaaaaaaacttaaaaataataataaaaaaaatttcaaatacactatagaGTAATAAAAGAGTGGTAGAAATATAGTAAGTCTATAATTACCCTTTATAATAAAGTGAAtctcattataaaataatagatttttacCCATTTTATATGATAGAGTGTACCTTTTTACAAAGACactatgaaatttatttatttgagatttatacaAATCAATCCGTTTTCGATTTTTTGACtgttactttttaattttcttaaataaaataatattataacataatTGAGTAACATTAAATCCAATCGCGAATACCTTTCATTTTGAGTATTGTTATTATATCTCCACACCATACACTATATGACATaacttgatttaaaagataaatattaaaatgaaaattttaaaaattaaattttatcatttaaatgatattgaCGATATACTTTACACAGCGACTTGATAATGGAATAacttcatattatataaaaataaggtgcaagattaaaaataaattttttatgtcaaaaatctatttaactttttttaaaaagtacgCAAAACTTTTACTCCTTAACGATATCTAGCTTAATATATGGGATCtttgaattaatatttctagatacaaatatttttataatttagataatAAGTGTGATGTTTTCAGTTCATTATACCATGTTTGAGGTCCATGTACATTctgcatataattatttaaagaaaatcaaagcaatatttgttaaatttcaaacataataataataataataataataataataataaaaagacttTTCCTAGGAGTTCCTCCCACAAAAGAAGCAGTGGAGGAACTGAAGCCATACCAACAACCGGGCATTGcctttggcaagtgagagtacctcagtactctcactattattttttattttattattactttttacatatttttctactattcattacttttcacctactttttactattattcaatattttattattattttttcattactttttcactactattcacaaacattcttaacacttctcaacacttttcactacccaaacgtcTTCAGTCAATCTTTGTCTTtcccaatttatttattttttaatgttcttttttagattatttatttgtttatatttggTGAGGTTATTTTTTAGTAACACATCGAACTCGGTGATTGGTGCAAATGTAgcaatttgatatattattaactaGTATACTAAACTAATTtgatcaaagttaaaaaaaaaaaaaaaaagtaagaagtCCAAAATTAGAGTTTGGGGAGGAATTGTCTCAATTCTAAACTAGGCCTCTAGACTaagcaaaaatttaaaaatttatttttaaatttaactcGGGTTCGGCTTTGCTCTGATTTCAactgagaaattaaaaacaaaatctgaTACCAACTCTGACTTGACCCTTtgattccgactccgacttcgataatgtacatatgttataaaaatatgtgtttatttgtatattaatcatatacaCTAGTATAGTtctatagttatataactagaacttatatagttaaaatcaataatataattatcataaaataatatgtttgtactataatataaatagactaaataaactaataatagtttagtatatgtaaacatcataataTTACTACTATGTAAcgctaatgtataataatacgcaaaattaatgtataaacactaatatataataacatgtaatactaatgtataaagactaatatataataacatgtaatactcaTGTATAATAACAAATGtacaataacatataatactaatgtataaatttataataacatgtaatattaatgtataataatacaagtataataacatgtaatataaatgtataataacattagtATAGTATgtaaagtctagtatataattagttagaaactaatataataacatgtaaaaatttagtataacatgtaattaaacattATAATACAAGTCTATAATAGGAATAAGTTAGATACTAATATAGAAtagtataatgagttaataacatgtaatactatagtataataacatataattagacattAGTTAAATAATACTTGttaataatcaatactaacaattaaatttagtgataacaaaattataaaaaccataaacaaaAAGACTTGTgactcaaacaaaaattaaaattaatttagggtttggtttagtttagggtttaggaaaaacaaaagccCAAAATATGGTTTAGGGGAAAGAAAGAGGCTTTAGAAGCCCAAAAATGAGGCACACACCCTTATGGACGAGAGGCTGCAAATGGACCCTAGCACCCAGCCCCGTCCCACATGGGCAGGCTACCCCTCTCGATTGCTGGGTTAACAGATGACCTTACAACCCATCTGAAATCTGCCTAACAATCCAAATCCACAAAGTCGTTCATCAAGCCCACAAATCCATCCGTTAAATCCATAGATTAAACCTCAAATACACAA belongs to Juglans regia cultivar Chandler chromosome 8, Walnut 2.0, whole genome shotgun sequence and includes:
- the LOC108990537 gene encoding protein MID1-COMPLEMENTING ACTIVITY 1-like — its product is MSSWDNLGELATVAQLTGLDAVKLIGLIGKAANTARLHKRNCRQFAQHLKLIGNLLEQLKISELKKYPETREPLEQLEDALRRSYILVNSCQDRSYLYLLAMGWNIVYQFRKAQNEIDRYLRLVPLITLVDNARVRERLEDIEKDEREYTLDEEDRKVQDVILNPDPSTNDAMVLKKTLSCSYPNLPFSEALRKENEKLQLELQRSQAHLDMSQCEVIQHLIDVTETAATNALPEKNLPEKSHNKVEQNYSDTNSDNEHSSDEGYRKRSDTLTTSRHMSSASSGHDLLSTRGSLRHEEWHTDLLGCCSEPCLCIKTLVFPCGTFSKIATVATNRHISSGEACNDLMAYSLILSCCCYTCNVRRKLRKMLNITGGSIDDFLSHLMCCCCALVQEWREVEIRGAYGLEKTKTSPPPSQYMES